From Acinetobacter lwoffii, a single genomic window includes:
- a CDS encoding 2-amino-4-hydroxy-6-hydroxymethyldihydropteridine diphosphokinase, producing MNATETIFALALASNCHPQQHFQAAQQRISEWGEVQFSPIYMIPCRDGIGADYWNAACLLRSSVSSEGLIELLKQLEQASGRVRPSHQITLDVDLIAWGLDLQHMQFNEKKLPLALDVKVPMFDIWHDAMFEHGSHSFPTVEQLI from the coding sequence TTGAACGCCACCGAAACGATTTTCGCCCTAGCATTAGCGAGTAATTGTCATCCTCAGCAACATTTTCAAGCTGCACAGCAACGTATTTCTGAATGGGGAGAAGTTCAGTTTTCTCCCATTTATATGATTCCTTGCCGCGATGGCATCGGCGCAGATTACTGGAATGCAGCGTGTTTATTGCGAAGTTCGGTGTCTAGTGAAGGCCTGATTGAGCTGCTCAAACAGCTGGAACAGGCATCAGGGCGAGTACGTCCATCTCATCAGATTACTTTGGATGTTGATTTGATTGCCTGGGGATTAGATCTTCAACATATGCAGTTTAATGAAAAAAAGTTGCCCTTGGCTCTGGATGTGAAAGTGCCTATGTTTGATATCTGGCATGATGCCATGTTCGAACATGGATCACATAGCTTCCCAACAGTTGAACAGCTGATTTAA
- the folB gene encoding dihydroneopterin aldolase, whose protein sequence is MDAIIIEGLKVETVVGCFNWERQIIQPLMLDLIIQTDLEQASNSDALADTLNYAEICEISSKVIQDAKPELIEHAAKLVLNALFTTFTAIESINITIRKPAIIAQANSVGIRLERHRNDFRPSISE, encoded by the coding sequence ATGGACGCCATTATTATTGAAGGTTTAAAGGTTGAGACAGTCGTGGGCTGCTTTAACTGGGAGCGTCAAATTATTCAGCCTTTAATGCTGGATTTGATCATTCAAACCGATTTAGAACAGGCATCAAACTCAGATGCACTTGCAGATACGTTGAATTATGCAGAAATTTGTGAGATTTCCAGTAAAGTCATTCAAGACGCCAAGCCTGAATTGATTGAACATGCAGCAAAGTTAGTGCTGAATGCACTTTTTACTACCTTTACAGCAATTGAATCGATTAATATTACGATCCGTAAGCCTGCCATTATCGCGCAAGCCAATTCTGTAGGGATACGTCTTGAACGCCACCGAAACGATTTTCGCCCTAGCATTAGCGAGTAA
- a CDS encoding ABC1 kinase family protein gives MKNNIWLDGIRSVARMGETAVVAAKAGFKYATEKPSNAKLMRETFESLGSTYIKLGQFIASTPSLFPREYVEEFQGCLDQTPRLPFSYIQQVLASEFAGRNLDEIFASIDKTPLASASIAQVHAAKLVSGEDVVIKVQKPGVETILYTDLNVLHWATKLLEKAVPKVKFASLADIVEEIKTRMVREVDFIEEAQNLDDFVNYLNITNNQAATAPKVYHQYSTRRVLTMQRLYGVPLTDFEVVKKVSKDPSQVLITAMNTWFGSLMMCNSFHADLHAGNLMLLEDGRVGFIDFGIVGQLKPEVWTACMAFMDSLQHTNYELMAQNMLKMGMTAVQIDTKVLAADLERLFSGVLMADPQELLTSNPADLNDIMMDMVAVGERHGIRFPRDFALLFKQMLYFDRFMRILAPYTDIYADQRLQMVQSMDPNLLLKH, from the coding sequence ATGAAAAACAATATCTGGTTAGATGGAATACGTTCAGTTGCCCGTATGGGAGAAACAGCAGTCGTTGCGGCAAAGGCGGGCTTTAAATATGCCACTGAAAAGCCGAGCAATGCCAAACTCATGCGTGAAACTTTTGAATCCTTAGGTTCAACTTATATCAAGCTGGGTCAGTTTATTGCCAGCACACCGTCGCTGTTTCCACGTGAATATGTTGAAGAATTTCAGGGTTGTCTGGATCAGACTCCACGCTTGCCGTTTAGCTATATCCAGCAAGTATTGGCTTCTGAATTTGCAGGACGTAATCTGGATGAAATCTTTGCATCGATTGATAAAACGCCGTTAGCTTCTGCATCTATTGCACAGGTGCATGCGGCCAAACTGGTGTCTGGCGAAGATGTCGTGATTAAAGTACAAAAACCGGGCGTAGAAACCATTTTGTACACTGACTTGAATGTGCTGCATTGGGCAACCAAGTTGCTGGAAAAAGCAGTCCCGAAAGTTAAGTTTGCTTCACTGGCTGACATTGTCGAAGAAATCAAAACCCGTATGGTGCGTGAAGTCGATTTTATCGAAGAAGCACAGAATCTGGATGATTTCGTTAATTACCTGAATATCACCAACAATCAGGCAGCCACTGCACCTAAGGTTTATCATCAATATTCGACCCGTCGTGTGCTCACCATGCAGCGTTTATACGGTGTGCCTTTGACAGATTTTGAAGTGGTCAAAAAAGTATCCAAAGATCCATCTCAAGTACTTATCACTGCGATGAATACCTGGTTTGGCAGCTTGATGATGTGTAACAGTTTCCATGCCGATCTGCATGCAGGCAACCTGATGCTACTTGAAGATGGCCGTGTCGGTTTTATTGATTTCGGTATTGTTGGTCAGCTCAAGCCTGAAGTATGGACGGCATGTATGGCATTTATGGATTCATTGCAACATACCAATTATGAGCTGATGGCGCAAAACATGCTGAAAATGGGTATGACCGCTGTGCAGATAGACACCAAAGTTTTGGCTGCTGATCTAGAGCGTTTATTCAGTGGCGTGTTGATGGCAGATCCACAGGAATTGTTAACGTCGAATCCTGCTGATCTGAACGATATCATGATGGATATGGTGGCTGTGGGTGAGCGTCACGGGATCCGGTTCCCGCGTGACTTTGCCTTGTTGTTCAAGCAAATGCTGTATTTCGACCGTTTCATGCGTATTCTGGCGCCGTATACCGACATCTATGCCGATCAGCGTTTGCAGATGGTACAGAGCATGGATCCGAATCTGCTGTTAAAGCATTAA
- a CDS encoding HesA/MoeB/ThiF family protein: MDAISPEFELTDAELHLYSRQILLDGWDIDAQERLKFSNVCIIGCGGIGCALAELLARAGVGKITLIDPDTIEMSNLQRQLAFMPQDIGFYKAETLAKRLSQVNPNVQVEYVNQALTAENAAHLIEHQDLVLDGCDQFTTRYLVNQICVELNVPLLSASAIGLQGQLFMVEGDSACYACLFPPENQADESLRCADSGVLATTPNVMASLQAHHALLYLGLGQIPLRQKLLLWDGLSFKQRILAFEKDTDCPICQAR, translated from the coding sequence ATGGATGCCATCTCCCCAGAATTTGAACTCACTGATGCTGAACTACATCTGTATAGCCGTCAGATTCTTCTGGATGGCTGGGATATTGACGCTCAAGAACGGTTAAAATTTTCTAATGTCTGCATTATTGGGTGTGGCGGGATTGGCTGTGCACTGGCAGAACTTCTGGCACGCGCAGGCGTGGGAAAAATTACCCTGATCGATCCAGATACCATCGAGATGAGTAATTTACAGCGACAACTGGCATTTATGCCGCAGGATATTGGATTTTATAAGGCAGAAACTCTGGCCAAAAGACTGAGTCAGGTTAATCCTAACGTACAAGTTGAATATGTGAATCAGGCCTTAACGGCTGAGAATGCAGCGCACTTGATTGAGCATCAGGATCTGGTGCTAGATGGCTGTGACCAGTTTACCACACGCTATCTGGTCAATCAGATTTGCGTGGAGCTAAATGTGCCCTTATTGAGTGCTTCTGCGATTGGCTTGCAAGGTCAGCTATTTATGGTCGAAGGGGATTCCGCCTGTTATGCTTGCCTGTTCCCGCCAGAAAATCAGGCCGATGAAAGTCTGCGCTGTGCAGATTCCGGTGTACTGGCCACCACACCGAATGTGATGGCCAGCTTACAGGCACATCATGCCTTGTTATATCTGGGATTAGGTCAGATACCACTTCGACAAAAGCTGTTGTTGTGGGATGGGCTGAGCTTTAAACAGCGGATTCTTGCTTTCGAAAAAGATACAGATTGCCCAATCTGTCAGGCAAGATAA
- a CDS encoding pyridoxamine 5'-phosphate oxidase family protein: MTEHNNTQHDNREKLWELIKDVRYTMISHLTDTHEIHSQPMTMLNSEQMNERQNLYFILRNTNDLVKAAETGRGQIGLSFAKPSDGIYVSISAHAQISTDRILIEQLWNPWAENWFEGKDDPTVRVLIAEAISAEYWNVTDNKVTQLFKALKGGVTGEAGEPHAEHQKVNLQSNIW; the protein is encoded by the coding sequence GTGACCGAGCATAACAATACTCAACATGATAATCGTGAAAAATTATGGGAATTGATCAAGGATGTCCGTTACACCATGATCAGCCATTTAACCGACACACATGAAATACACTCCCAGCCGATGACCATGCTGAACTCCGAGCAGATGAATGAACGTCAAAACTTATATTTCATCCTGCGTAACACCAATGATCTGGTCAAAGCAGCAGAAACAGGCCGTGGTCAGATTGGTCTGTCTTTTGCAAAACCATCAGATGGTATTTACGTGTCGATTAGTGCACATGCCCAGATCAGTACTGACCGCATTCTGATTGAACAGTTGTGGAATCCGTGGGCTGAAAACTGGTTTGAAGGCAAAGATGATCCTACCGTACGGGTATTGATTGCTGAAGCAATCAGCGCAGAATATTGGAATGTGACAGACAACAAAGTCACCCAGCTTTTTAAAGCCTTAAAAGGCGGCGTAACTGGTGAAGCGGGCGAACCGCATGCAGAACATCAAAAAGTGAATCTACAAAGTAATATCTGGTAA
- a CDS encoding AMP-binding protein, with the protein MKTLEQAYADFNFENMVQEHLVGSAENINAYTECCGRYLGQNRTALIWEGKNGDAEQWTFEQLATASGQLANYMHSLGLKAGDCIAGLLPRTPALLITILATWRIGAIYQPLFTAFESKAIEHRISTAGTQLIVTDEEQRLKLHDLNVPNILTVHQTAADDYQDADFWTALQQQPEEFEPVNCQFNDVFLMMFTSGTTGLAKSVPVPLKALLAFKGYMLHAVDLQDEDSFWNLADPGWAYGLYYGIAGPLSLGHSIIMDERGFSVDNAVQIIQKYQVSNLTGSPTAFRMFFGFKEKFDAGISSHLRVVSSAGEPLTPEVIQWFNHDLNVNIYDQYGQTELGMVIANHHGLEHYKKVGSAGFAIPGHRFAVLNKEHQEVEKGGIGTLAIDCLASPLMWFEGYAGHNRKSFVGQYYLTGDTVKLNEYGGIDFIGRADDVITTSGYRVGPFDVESTLLECEEVLESAVVGKPDPERTEIVKAFVVLKSAYPATEDLMLKLQSYVRSRLSKHAYPKEIEFVASLPKTSSGKIQRNLLKQQEIAKVQEMKRVS; encoded by the coding sequence ATGAAGACACTAGAGCAGGCATATGCTGATTTTAATTTTGAAAATATGGTTCAGGAACATCTGGTTGGAAGCGCAGAGAACATCAATGCGTATACCGAATGCTGTGGTCGATACCTGGGTCAAAACCGAACTGCACTGATCTGGGAAGGTAAAAATGGAGATGCAGAGCAGTGGACCTTTGAACAGCTGGCAACAGCTTCAGGACAGCTGGCCAATTATATGCATTCTCTGGGTTTAAAGGCCGGTGACTGTATTGCAGGATTGCTGCCAAGAACGCCAGCACTCTTAATTACCATATTGGCCACCTGGCGGATCGGTGCCATATACCAACCTTTATTTACTGCCTTTGAAAGCAAAGCCATTGAACATCGCATCAGTACCGCTGGCACCCAGTTGATTGTTACTGATGAAGAGCAGCGACTGAAACTTCATGATCTCAATGTCCCTAATATTCTGACTGTGCATCAAACAGCGGCAGATGATTATCAAGATGCTGATTTCTGGACAGCCTTACAGCAGCAACCGGAAGAGTTTGAACCGGTAAATTGCCAGTTTAATGATGTCTTCCTGATGATGTTTACTTCAGGCACCACAGGCTTGGCGAAATCGGTTCCTGTGCCTTTAAAAGCCTTGTTGGCCTTTAAGGGTTATATGCTGCACGCTGTAGATCTGCAAGATGAAGATTCCTTCTGGAATCTGGCAGACCCAGGCTGGGCGTATGGACTGTACTATGGTATTGCAGGGCCGTTGAGTTTAGGGCACAGCATTATCATGGATGAACGTGGCTTTAGTGTCGATAACGCCGTACAAATCATTCAAAAATATCAGGTCAGCAACCTGACCGGTTCGCCAACTGCATTTCGCATGTTCTTTGGCTTTAAAGAAAAATTTGATGCAGGCATCAGCTCACATTTACGCGTGGTAAGCAGTGCGGGTGAGCCGCTCACGCCTGAAGTGATTCAATGGTTCAATCATGATTTAAATGTGAATATTTATGATCAATATGGACAGACTGAACTGGGTATGGTGATCGCCAATCATCATGGCTTGGAGCATTATAAAAAAGTTGGTTCAGCCGGTTTTGCTATTCCTGGGCATCGTTTTGCTGTATTGAACAAAGAACATCAGGAAGTAGAAAAAGGCGGGATTGGAACCTTGGCAATTGACTGTTTAGCTTCACCGTTGATGTGGTTTGAAGGCTATGCAGGGCATAACCGCAAGTCATTTGTCGGGCAGTATTATCTCACTGGTGATACTGTGAAGCTGAATGAATATGGCGGTATTGATTTTATTGGACGTGCGGACGATGTCATTACAACCTCGGGATATCGGGTTGGGCCTTTTGATGTAGAAAGTACTTTGCTTGAATGTGAGGAAGTGCTTGAATCCGCAGTCGTTGGCAAGCCAGATCCAGAACGAACAGAAATAGTGAAAGCCTTTGTAGTGCTTAAATCAGCCTATCCTGCCACTGAAGATTTAATGTTAAAACTGCAAAGTTATGTACGTTCACGCTTATCCAAACATGCCTATCCGAAAGAGATTGAGTTTGTGGCGTCTTTGCCTAAAACATCGAGTGGCAAGATTCAGCGCAATTTACTCAAACAGCAGGAAATAGCCAAAGTCCAAGAGATGAAGCGAGTCAGTTAA
- a CDS encoding acyl-CoA dehydrogenase family protein — protein sequence MILNDEQKMIQDMMRNYSQQKLKPTAALRDKTAQFPAQELKELGELGALGMTVAEEWGGAGLDYVSLVLALEEIAAGDGAISTIVSVQNSLPCGITQRYGTEEQKQQYLTKLATGEWLGCFCLTEPQAGSDASSLECKAERDGDEWVLNGTKQFITTGKHAQIALVFAVTDKSAGKKGISCFLVPTDAPGYIVSSLEEKMGQHCSDTATIVLDNCRIPAANLLGQEGEGYKIALSNLESGRIGIAAQSVGMARAALDAAVEYANDRKAFGVEIVQHQAVAFRLADMATQIEAARQLVLHAATLKDAGQPCLKEASMAKLFASTIAERVCSDAIQIHGGYGYVSDFPVERIYRDVRVSQIYEGASDIQRLVIAREVCQR from the coding sequence ATGATTTTAAATGATGAACAAAAAATGATTCAGGACATGATGCGAAATTATTCGCAGCAGAAACTGAAACCGACAGCGGCCTTACGCGACAAAACTGCACAATTCCCTGCACAAGAACTTAAAGAACTCGGTGAGCTTGGCGCATTGGGTATGACAGTGGCTGAAGAATGGGGCGGCGCAGGTCTGGATTATGTGTCACTGGTCTTGGCACTAGAGGAGATCGCCGCAGGTGATGGTGCAATATCGACGATTGTCAGTGTGCAGAATTCTTTACCTTGTGGCATTACCCAGCGTTATGGCACAGAGGAACAAAAACAACAGTATTTAACCAAGCTGGCAACAGGTGAATGGCTCGGGTGTTTCTGCTTGACAGAACCTCAGGCCGGTTCGGATGCCAGTTCGCTGGAGTGTAAAGCCGAACGTGATGGTGATGAATGGGTGTTAAATGGCACCAAGCAGTTTATTACCACAGGGAAACACGCACAGATTGCACTAGTCTTTGCTGTGACTGATAAATCGGCAGGGAAAAAAGGTATTTCATGCTTTCTGGTGCCGACCGATGCACCGGGTTATATCGTGTCCAGTCTGGAAGAGAAAATGGGTCAGCATTGTTCCGATACCGCGACCATCGTTCTGGATAACTGCCGGATTCCTGCTGCCAACTTGTTGGGGCAGGAAGGAGAAGGCTATAAGATTGCCTTGTCGAACCTTGAATCGGGGCGGATCGGCATTGCAGCACAATCTGTCGGTATGGCCCGGGCTGCGCTAGATGCTGCAGTGGAATATGCCAATGATCGCAAAGCCTTTGGCGTAGAAATTGTGCAGCATCAGGCTGTGGCATTCAGGCTTGCAGATATGGCGACACAAATTGAAGCCGCACGTCAGCTCGTCTTGCATGCTGCAACCTTAAAAGATGCTGGCCAGCCATGCTTAAAAGAAGCTTCTATGGCCAAATTGTTTGCTTCAACTATCGCAGAGCGAGTCTGTTCAGATGCGATTCAGATTCATGGTGGCTATGGCTATGTGTCGGATTTTCCGGTTGAACGTATCTATCGTGATGTACGAGTGAGCCAGATTTATGAAGGTGCATCAGATATTCAACGACTGGTGATTGCACGTGAAGTGTGTCAACGCTGA
- a CDS encoding SDR family NAD(P)-dependent oxidoreductase, whose product MNIQGKVIVITGGASGLGAATATHLVEHGAKVILVDMNQEQGQALQQQLGSQSEFVQLDVTDEQAVEAFFAHVESTYGQLNGLVNCAGIAPSAKVLGRNGIHELAMFQKVLNINVSGTFNMLRHAAALIAKYELQSGGEERGVIVNTASVAAYDGQIGQTAYAASKGAVVAMTLPLARELAREAIRVMTIAPGIMETPMLKGMPQNVQDALGQMVPFPPRLAKPQEFAQLVGHIFENSYLNGEVIRLDGAIRMQPK is encoded by the coding sequence ATGAACATTCAGGGAAAAGTTATTGTGATCACCGGTGGTGCCTCGGGTTTGGGTGCAGCCACAGCAACTCATTTGGTTGAACACGGCGCTAAAGTGATTCTGGTCGATATGAATCAGGAGCAGGGCCAGGCATTACAGCAGCAACTGGGTTCACAGTCTGAATTTGTACAGCTTGATGTTACCGATGAGCAGGCAGTTGAAGCTTTCTTCGCTCATGTTGAAAGCACGTATGGTCAACTGAATGGTCTGGTGAACTGTGCAGGGATTGCACCGTCTGCCAAAGTATTGGGACGAAACGGCATCCATGAATTGGCGATGTTTCAGAAAGTGCTGAATATTAATGTGAGCGGTACTTTTAACATGCTGCGTCATGCGGCGGCTTTAATCGCAAAATATGAGCTGCAATCGGGTGGAGAAGAACGTGGCGTGATTGTGAATACCGCTTCGGTTGCCGCTTATGACGGCCAAATTGGTCAAACTGCCTATGCGGCATCCAAAGGCGCTGTAGTCGCTATGACTTTGCCGCTAGCACGTGAACTGGCTCGTGAAGCGATCCGTGTCATGACCATCGCGCCGGGCATCATGGAAACTCCAATGTTGAAAGGCATGCCGCAAAATGTCCAGGATGCTTTGGGGCAAATGGTGCCGTTTCCACCACGTCTGGCAAAACCACAGGAATTTGCTCAGTTAGTTGGTCATATTTTCGAAAATAGTTATTTGAATGGTGAAGTGATTCGTCTGGATGGCGCAATCCGTATGCAGCCTAAATAA
- a CDS encoding AraC family transcriptional regulator — protein sequence MHKPALEYSKGTISIDLVNEALLDAKRLQFDLPAILKKANIPAEVLNSPKARVSVSQFAQLWTVLADSMNDEFFGMDSHAMRRGSFKLLSKMVMQADTLEKALQHILQFLNLVLDDLQSTLMVEEHYAYIVIYDLQQTKRMFSYATYLMLIHTLICWLSGQRILLNQIQLKCAAPLDDFDYKVRFCEQIEYQASENYVQFDASYLQLPIKQDAQSWYQFIQQTPQNLLVRFKNPYALSTQIRRQLLHVSPAEWLELNELALKMNMSEATMQRRLKSEGVSYQQLKNEIRRDTAIELLTRTEQSLQEISDQLNFQESSAFHRAFKKWTGVSPGAYRQNNIR from the coding sequence ATGCATAAGCCTGCACTGGAATATAGCAAAGGCACCATCTCGATTGATCTGGTGAATGAAGCATTGCTGGATGCCAAACGGCTGCAATTTGATCTCCCTGCCATTCTGAAAAAAGCCAATATCCCAGCAGAAGTATTGAATTCTCCCAAGGCACGCGTATCCGTTAGCCAATTTGCCCAGTTATGGACTGTGCTTGCAGACAGCATGAATGACGAATTTTTTGGTATGGACAGCCATGCCATGCGTCGTGGTAGTTTTAAATTACTTTCGAAAATGGTCATGCAGGCAGATACACTGGAAAAAGCGCTGCAACATATTTTGCAATTTCTCAACCTGGTTTTGGACGATCTGCAAAGCACGCTCATGGTTGAGGAACACTATGCCTATATCGTGATTTATGATCTACAACAGACTAAACGCATGTTTAGTTATGCGACTTATCTGATGCTGATTCATACCCTGATCTGCTGGTTAAGTGGACAACGGATTTTGCTTAATCAGATTCAACTCAAATGTGCAGCTCCCCTGGATGATTTCGATTACAAAGTCCGTTTTTGTGAACAGATTGAATATCAGGCCAGCGAAAACTATGTGCAATTTGATGCAAGCTATCTGCAACTGCCAATTAAACAGGATGCTCAGTCCTGGTATCAGTTTATTCAGCAAACTCCACAAAATTTATTGGTGCGTTTTAAAAACCCCTATGCTTTGAGCACCCAGATTCGCCGACAATTGCTGCATGTTTCACCGGCAGAATGGCTGGAACTGAATGAACTGGCCTTAAAAATGAATATGTCTGAAGCCACCATGCAACGGCGTTTAAAAAGCGAAGGAGTCAGCTATCAACAGTTAAAAAATGAGATACGCCGGGATACCGCCATTGAGTTACTGACCCGTACTGAACAAAGTTTACAAGAGATTAGCGATCAGCTTAATTTTCAGGAATCCAGTGCATTTCATCGTGCATTCAAAAAGTGGACTGGCGTCAGTCCAGGCGCGTATCGACAAAATAATATTAGATAA
- the prmC gene encoding peptide chain release factor N(5)-glutamine methyltransferase, translated as MNILQALALRGEAESYERQENAWLLEHITKIDSFDLLMKKDQELTPEQEQAYKDGLARIAAGEPLAYVTGSQPFWTLDLKVSKDTLVPRPDTEVLVETVLKLDLPEDARVVDLGTGTGAIALSLASERPEWVIVASDIYAPTLEVAKYNAEQHDIENVEFVLGSWLKPFGRQFFDVIASNPPYIDPDDAHMQHLATEPQRALVADKKGLADLEDIIIQAKKHLTVNGWVVLEHGYDQADAVQHLFKQAGYKKVRTVKDYGGNDRVTLGQWPH; from the coding sequence ATGAATATTTTACAAGCGCTGGCTTTACGCGGTGAAGCTGAAAGTTATGAGCGTCAGGAAAATGCCTGGTTGCTGGAACACATCACCAAGATTGATTCATTTGATCTGTTGATGAAAAAAGATCAGGAATTGACGCCTGAGCAGGAACAAGCTTATAAGGATGGTCTGGCACGAATTGCTGCCGGTGAACCTTTGGCTTATGTCACCGGTTCACAACCATTCTGGACTTTGGATCTGAAAGTCAGCAAAGATACGTTGGTGCCGCGTCCTGATACTGAAGTGCTGGTTGAAACCGTGTTAAAGTTAGATTTGCCTGAAGATGCCCGTGTGGTAGATTTGGGTACAGGCACAGGTGCAATTGCCTTATCGCTTGCATCGGAGCGTCCTGAATGGGTGATTGTTGCATCAGATATTTATGCGCCTACGCTTGAAGTAGCCAAATATAATGCAGAACAACATGATATTGAGAATGTAGAATTCGTTCTGGGTTCGTGGTTGAAACCATTTGGCCGTCAGTTCTTTGATGTGATTGCTTCAAATCCGCCGTATATCGATCCGGATGATGCACATATGCAGCATCTGGCGACCGAGCCGCAACGTGCACTGGTTGCGGATAAAAAGGGCTTGGCTGATTTGGAAGACATTATTATTCAGGCCAAAAAGCATTTAACCGTCAATGGCTGGGTGGTGCTTGAGCATGGTTATGATCAGGCTGATGCCGTGCAGCATCTATTTAAGCAGGCCGGTTATAAAAAGGTCCGTACCGTAAAAGATTATGGCGGTAATGATCGGGTGACTTTGGGTCAGTGGCCGCATTAA
- the prfA gene encoding peptide chain release factor 1, translating to MKESLRLRLDQLSDRHEELTALLADIEVISDNKRFRQLSREHNDLTEITSVWSKYRQAEEDIETAQAMLSDPDFKEMAQEEIKENKALIEALESDLNILMIPKDPNDANSAYLEIRAGTGGDEAAIFSGDLYRMYSKYAENQGWRIEILSENEGEHGGYKEVICLINGDGVYGRLKFESGAHRVQRVPATESQGRVHTSACTVAILPEVDVDTSVEINSSDLRIDTYRASGAGGQHINKTDSAVRITHLPTGTVVECQDERSQHKNKAKAMALLVSRLENAKRAAADAATSEMRRDLVGSGDRSERIRTYNYPQGRMTDHRINLTLYKLDAVMEGDLTELLDSLHREYQADQLAMLAQQNGG from the coding sequence ATGAAAGAATCGTTACGTTTACGATTAGACCAACTCTCTGACCGCCACGAAGAGCTGACAGCATTATTGGCTGATATAGAAGTAATTTCAGACAATAAACGTTTTCGTCAGCTGTCGCGTGAGCATAATGACCTGACAGAAATCACCAGCGTTTGGAGCAAGTACAGACAGGCTGAAGAAGATATTGAAACAGCTCAGGCCATGTTGTCGGACCCAGACTTTAAGGAAATGGCACAAGAGGAAATCAAAGAAAATAAAGCTTTGATTGAAGCGCTTGAATCAGACCTGAATATTCTGATGATTCCAAAAGATCCAAATGATGCCAACTCTGCTTATCTGGAAATTCGTGCCGGAACCGGCGGCGATGAAGCAGCGATTTTCTCGGGTGATCTGTATCGCATGTATAGTAAATACGCAGAAAATCAAGGCTGGCGTATTGAAATCCTGTCAGAAAATGAAGGTGAACACGGCGGTTATAAAGAAGTGATTTGCCTGATCAATGGTGACGGTGTATATGGTCGCTTGAAGTTTGAGAGTGGTGCGCATCGTGTACAACGTGTGCCAGCAACCGAATCGCAAGGTCGTGTACATACGTCTGCTTGTACCGTTGCGATCTTACCGGAAGTCGATGTCGATACTTCGGTAGAAATCAATTCCTCGGATTTGCGGATTGATACTTACCGTGCCTCAGGTGCTGGTGGTCAGCATATTAACAAAACTGATTCTGCGGTACGTATTACCCATTTACCGACAGGCACGGTAGTGGAGTGTCAGGATGAACGTTCGCAACACAAAAACAAAGCCAAAGCGATGGCACTTTTGGTGTCTCGTTTAGAAAATGCCAAACGGGCTGCTGCCGATGCTGCAACCTCTGAAATGCGTCGTGATCTGGTTGGTTCAGGGGATCGTTCAGAACGTATTCGTACCTATAATTACCCTCAAGGTCGTATGACCGACCACCGCATTAACCTGACTTTATACAAGCTGGATGCGGTCATGGAAGGTGATTTGACCGAATTGCTGGACAGCCTGCATCGCGAATATCAGGCGGATCAATTGGCCATGCTTGCACAGCAGAATGGTGGATAA
- a CDS encoding glycine zipper 2TM domain-containing protein has protein sequence MKLNALLMSTVLAAGSMMAVNAHADSTARVAAASALGSVAGTALGKNMGGNTGATLGAALGGAGGAAVASSKKNRTESAIGGALGGGAGYTVGKNMGGSNGGYIGSALGAAGGAALGNKISKDKTAEKAKSRHYKKKRHYRYN, from the coding sequence ATGAAACTCAACGCACTTTTAATGAGTACAGTTTTAGCTGCTGGTTCAATGATGGCGGTAAATGCACATGCAGACAGTACAGCACGTGTTGCAGCAGCAAGTGCCTTAGGTAGTGTTGCAGGTACAGCCCTAGGTAAAAACATGGGCGGCAATACTGGTGCTACACTTGGCGCAGCCTTAGGTGGTGCAGGCGGCGCAGCAGTGGCAAGTAGCAAAAAGAACCGTACTGAATCTGCAATCGGTGGTGCTTTGGGTGGCGGTGCAGGTTACACCGTAGGTAAAAACATGGGCGGCAGCAATGGCGGTTATATCGGTTCAGCCTTGGGTGCTGCCGGTGGTGCTGCATTAGGTAACAAGATTTCCAAAGACAAAACTGCAGAAAAAGCCAAATCACGCCACTACAAGAAAAAACGTCATTACCGTTATAACTGA